In Gossypium arboreum isolate Shixiya-1 chromosome 6, ASM2569848v2, whole genome shotgun sequence, the following are encoded in one genomic region:
- the LOC108486772 gene encoding zinc finger protein ZAT10-like, with protein sequence MALEAINSPTSATAPFRFDDTNLHCLESFTKRKRSKRPRHLDHVTAEEEYLALCLIMLARGGGQRFPSPTTMPEPTSTEEQKPSYKCSICNKAFNSYQALGGHKASHRKLSGGNDDQTTSATGTAGGVVTSSGGKSHECSICHKSFPTGQALGGHKRCHYEGGTGNNNAGATATASSVTVSEGVGSTNTNTNTHISNRDFDLNMPALPEFSPANFFVSAAGDDEVQSPHPAKKPCLSIPPKIEVN encoded by the coding sequence ATGGCTTTAGAAGCTATTAACTCTCCAACCTCAGCCACCGCTCCTTTCCGCTTCGATGATACTAATTTACACTGCCTTGAATCCTTTACTAAGCGTAAGCGTTCAAAACGACCACGTCATCTCGACCATGTTACCGCCGAGGAAGAATATTTAGCTCTGTGTCTTATCATGCTAGCACGCGGCGGTGGCCAACGATTTCCATCTCCAACCACCATGCCGGAACCCACCTCGACGGAGGAGCAGAAACCGAGTTACAAGTGCAGTATCTGTAACAAGGCGTTTAACTCTTACCAGGCTTTGGGTGGACATAAAGCCAGCCACCGTAAGCTTTCCGGTGGGAACGACGATCAGACGACATCGGCGACCGGGACAGCCGGTGGGGTTGTTACATCATCCGGCGGGAAGTCACATGAGTGTTCCATCTGCCATAAAAGCTTCCCTACGGGTCAGGCCTTGGGAGGCCATAAAAGATGCCACTACGAAGGTGGAACGGGTAATAATAACGCCGGCGCCACTGCCACCGCTAGCAGCGTGACGGTATCTGAAGGAGTGGGGTCAACCAACACAAACACCAATACCCATATCAGTAACCGGGATTTCGACCTCAACATGCCGGCTTTACCGGAATTCTCGCCAGCTAATTTCTTTGTTTCTGCCGCCGGTGATGATGAAGTGCAAAGCCCACACCCTGCTAAGAAGCCATGTTTATCGATACCACCCAAAATCGAAGTCAACTAA